A part of Aegilops tauschii subsp. strangulata cultivar AL8/78 chromosome 2, Aet v6.0, whole genome shotgun sequence genomic DNA contains:
- the LOC109778477 gene encoding lecithin-cholesterol acyltransferase-like 1, whose amino-acid sequence MAIVSPSADLVALLTFLICLIHRCGAGGYDAELYHPVILVPGFTCPNLEARLTNAYAPSLPRCGELKGKGWFPLWKNTTDLVRQDYVPCFEEQMRLVYDPVLNDYRNFPGVETCVPDFGSAHGFTSKNDSSRIPTCLVRVREELELLGYRDGETLFGAPYDPRHAPPLPGQPSQVYSDYFARVKDLVERASEKNQNKPVILVAHSFGGKVILGFVNWTPMAWRKKFIKHLVLVSPTPPEGFLGVLTSLTSGPSFLVPSVPPLLLRQMWRTFASTLLSLPSPMAFGHRPTVITNHKNYSAYDYKDLLPALGLNTEVVKRVLSMQLRIDPPMVPTTYLNGVGVKTPEQVVYREGNFDVAPEKVYGDGDGTMNFFSVLAFVKELSRQQQANIPFKFVAIANATHSDIVVQEHSLKKVMDVILEANH is encoded by the exons ATGGCGATTGTCTCGCCGTCTGCTGATCTTGTAGCGCTACTCACCTTCCTCATCTGCCTCATCCATCGTTGCGGCGCAGGAGGCTATGACGCCGAGCTCTACCACCCGGTAATCTTGGTCCCTGGTTTCACTTGCCCCAACCTGGAGGCGCGGCTGACCAACGCCTACGCGCCGTCGCTGCCCCGCTGCGGCGAGCTCAAGGGGAAGGGGTGGTTCCCGCTGTGGAAAAACACCACAGACCTGGTCCGGCAGGACTACGTGCCGTGCTTCGAGGAGCAGATGCGCCTCGTCTATGATCCCGTCCTCAACGACTACAGGAACTTTCCCGGCGTTGAGACGTGCGTGCCggacttcggctccgcccacggGTTCACCTCCAAGAACGATTC GAGCCGTATCCCAACTTGTCTGGTAAGGGTCCGCGAAGAGCTTGAGTTGCTTGGGTATCGTGATGGTGAGACCCTTTTCGGAGCTCCCTACGACCCACGGCACGCTCCGCCGCTGCCGGGCCAGCCATCTCAGGTGTACTCCGACTACTTTGCTCGTGTCAAGGACCTGGTGGAGCGTGCGAGCGAGAAGAATCAAAACAAGCCGGTCATCCTCGTTGCGCACAGCTTTGGTGGCAAGGTCATCCTCGGGTTTGTCAACTGGACTCCCATGGCATGGAGGAAGAAATTCATCAAGCACCTGGTCCTCGTATCGCCCACACCTCCGGAAGGTTTCCTGGGGGTACTCACGAGCCTCACCTCGGGACCGTCCTTCCTCGTCCCATCGGTTCCACCGCTGCTTCTGCGTCAAATGTGGAGAACCTTTGCGAGCACCCTTTTATCCCTCCCATCTCCCATGGCATTTGGTCACAGGCCAACCGTTATCACCAACCACAAGAACTACTCGGCATATGACTACAAGGACCTCCTCCCGGCACTCGGTTTGAACACCGAGGTCGTGAAACGAGTGCTTTCGATGCAGCTGAGAATTGACCCACCGATGGTGCCGACTACATACCTCAACGGCGTCGGCGTCAAAACGCCGGAGCAGGTGGTGTACCGGGAGGGTAACTTCGACGTGGCTCCCGAGAAGGTATACGGCGATGGAGACGGGACCATGAATTTCTTTAGCGTGCTTGCGTTTGTGAAGGAGCTGAGTAGGCAACAACAAGCTAACATACCCTTCAAGTTCGTGGCGATTGCTAATGCTACACACTCCGATATTGTTGTTCAGGAGCATTCGCTCAAGAAGGTCATGGATGTAATTCTAGAAGCAAATCACTGA
- the LOC109778487 gene encoding CRS2-like protein, chloroplastic, with translation MMRGKLWVRLAPFLSKRYVSSSSSPSCSAIQPWLFVGLGNPGEKYQSTRHNVGFDMIDAFADSQNISLTKNHFKALFGEGMVDGVPVLLAKPQTYINLSGESAGALAAYYKLPLHRVVVAYDDTDLPCGVLRLQPKGGYGRHNGLKSVIYHFRKNREFGRLRIGIGRPPGQMDPKAFVLQKFNKTGRERIDSAIKEGADILKMVVSKGLTEAARVANVDQKYKHLVSHDQQLL, from the exons ATGATGCGGGGAAAGCTTTGGGTCAGACTTGCTCCCTTTCTTTCTAAGCGTTATGTCTCTtcctcatcatcaccatcatGCTCGGCAATCCAACCATGGCTCTTTGTTGGCCTAGGTAACCCTGGTGAGAAGTACCAATCCACCAGACACAAC GTTGGGTTTGATATGATAGATGCATTTGCAGACTCTCAGAACATATCCCTAACCAAAAATCACTTCAAAGCACTATTTGGTGAAG GGATGGTTGATGGCGTCCCTGTTTTGCTTGCCAAGCCTCAAACATATATAAATCTCAGCGGTGAATCT GCTGGTGCACTTGCTGCCTATTATAAGCTTCCACTCCACCGTGTCGTAGTG GCATATGATGACACAGACCTGCCATGTGGAGTTCTTCGTTTACAACCTAAAGGGGGATATGGACGTCACAATGG GTTGAAGAGTGTGATATACCATTTTCGCAAGAACCGAGAATTTGGCCGATTAAGGATTG GGATTGGACGCCCGCCTGGTCAGATGGATCCCAAAGCTTTTGTGCTTCAGAAGTTCAACAAGACTGGTCGTGAACGG ATTGATTCAGCCATAAAAGAGGGTGCTGACATCCTGAAGATGGTGGTCAGCAAGGGTTTGACAGAGGCAGCAAGAGTGGCGAACGTGGATCAGAAGTACAAGCATCTGGTATCACATGACCAGCAGCTGTTGTAA